In Megachile rotundata isolate GNS110a chromosome 10, iyMegRotu1, whole genome shotgun sequence, the sequence TTATTGCGCATTTTTTGTGGATACCTATGCCGAGGTATACGTATATATCAGAGGATTTATTACTATCTTCACACACTGTTCTTGTTTGGAGCAGTTTTTACCGCGAATTATGCATTTATTGGTGCGAAAATTATTCCGAAAAAATAGGCGGACCGGATAAAATCGTTGAGATCGATGAGGCTAAATTTGGCAAGCGTAAATACAATCGGGGACGTTTAATCAAGGGTAAATGGGTATTTGGCGGTTATGAGAGAGGAAGTAAAAAAATCTTTATCATGCCAGTTGAAGATAGAACAGCTGATACGCTTCTAACATGTATTCAGCAGTGGATACTGCCAGGAACGAAAATAATGTCCGATAAATGGATGGCCTATGATTGTTTAACGAATGCCGGATTTAATCATTTAACAGTTAATCATTCAATTCATTTTGTTGATCCCGACACAGGTGCGCATACGCAGAGCATTGAGCGAACATGGCGAGAAGTTCGCAGCAATGTTTCTAAGTGTGGCACCAGAGAATCACATTTGATTTCATACCTGGCAGAGTATATGTTTAAACGTGCACATCCCCTTCAAGAACGCATTTACgagttttttaaaataatgaaagaatTCCAAAAAGATATGATTgctgataaaatttttaatgaaaatgcaGATGACGGTGCACCAGATTAAATAAAGATgcgaaacacacacacacatatacacacacgcacgcgcgcgcacacacacacgcacacatgaACAGGTGACGGCAAGAGGAACCACCTGAACAAAGCACCCCGAAGAGATGTAAACCCGACCGTGCAACCTCCACGCGGTACAtctcgggtaatgctaatgccggcggtattgTTCCCTAGGTTCACGCACTTTCGTCGTTAATTTGCAGCCTTACCGttagaattacaaaaaaaatgtatcagaactttcttgtagagaattttccattctacattttttgttggaaacattttttcatcagatgagaatttttcaaaataaatgcaaaaaacTCTAAGAAATCACGATTTTCTGCTGTTTTCTGCTGTCCgaccgccgatttttatgatcatattcgtattcaggaggcaaaaatacatcgaagacatgtcccgaatattttttttgaggtgACGGAGTAATTCTACAGTTTTACC encodes:
- the LOC143265225 gene encoding uncharacterized protein LOC143265225, producing MPRYTYISEDLLLSSHTVLVWSSFYRELCIYWCENYSEKIGGPDKIVEIDEAKFGKRKYNRGRLIKGKWVFGGYERGRTKIMSDKWMAYDCLTNAGFNHLTVNHSIHFVDPDTGAHTQSIERTWREVRSNVSKCGTRESHLISYLAEYMFKRAHPLQERIYEFFKIMKEFQKDMIADKIFNENADDGAPD